The following DNA comes from Kitasatospora sp. NBC_01287.
GGAATCACCCGTGGACCCCGCAGCACTGGCCTGGCTCCTCTCCCAACTCGGCCCCACCACCCCCGCTGACGACCTCGCCGCCCGACACACCCGCCTCGGCTCCGCCCGTGAAGTCGCCCTCGAAGTCCTCGCTGAACGCCGCGCCGCGCTCCTCGCCGAACCCCTGCGCCTGGTCGTGGACGGGGTAGTCACCATGGACCGCACCGCCAACCTCACCGGCGTGGAACGGCAGATCGCGCTCCTCCACGCCGAGCCCGGCCCTGACGACACCCCAGCCAGCGACACCACCGACATGATCGAGTCGGTCCCGATACGGGCCGTCCGCCGCACCCGATGAGCCCCAGCCCTGCCGACCGCGGCGAAGGCGCCCGCACCGCCGCAGCCACGGCCGCCGACGCCCTCACCGACGCCTGGCAGCACCTCGCCGCCGCGCAGGCCGCCGTCCTCGCCGCCCTCGCGGCTCGGCAGCAGCCGGAACTCGCCTACGCCCTGTCCAAGTTCACCACCTCGGTCCGGGACTTCCACCGGGCTGTGGACAGTGCCGTGCACGACCTCGCCGACCAGCAGATCCCCGCCCTGTACGAGCAGGGCGCCACCACAGCCGCAGCCACCCTCGGCCGCCCCTTCACCTGGACCTCCAGCCACCAGCACGCCCTGCGCGACCTCACCACCGACACCTACACCGACCTGCTGCGCCGCTCCCAGGAGACCGTCCGCCAAGCCGGCGCGTTCTACCGGGCATCCCGAGCCGCCGCCCGTCAGCACATCCCAACCACCCTCACCGGCCGCACTGCCCTCCAAGCGGCCAAGGCCCTGGCCGACCAGCTCGCCGCCGCCCACCCCCTCGACCGGGTCGTCTACCGCAACGGCGCTCGAGTTCCTATCCGGGCCTGGGCCGAGGCCGCGACCCTGGCCCGCACGGCCGTCGCCTACAACGCGGGCACCCTCGCGGTGGCCCGCGAACACGGTGTCCAATTCGTTGAGGTGTTCGACGGCTTCGACTGCGGCTGGACCAGCCACCCTGACCCCGACAAGGCCGTCCGCACCCTGCGCACCGTCGAGGCCGCCGCCGAGTGGCCCATCGCTCACCCACGCTGCACCCGTGGGTTCGGCCTGCGGCCTGACGCCGACGAAGACGGTGTCAGGTGACCGACCACCGTATCCGCAGGGAGAGTAGGGCACGTGGGAGCCCCTTCAAGCTCCCACGGAGTTCCGACTGACCCGCCGCTCCTCCTCCGCCCGGTCCCGGAGGGGAGCGACGAGCTAGGGCATCCGGGTCGGCGCCGTTGTCACCGAACCACTCCGATGCTGGCTGGGTTTCACCCGAGGTGAACCGGCAGATGGCCAGCAGGTGGTTGGACCAGAACCCGGCGCGCTCAGGCAGCCACTCGCCCAAGGCCAGCGGCCCGTAGTCGTCTCCCTTGATCAGCACGGACCAGAGTGTCTCAGGCACCACCGACACGTCTCCGCCGCCGGGCCGCCGGGAGTCGCGGGAAAGCCTTTAGGGGTTGCGATTCGCTGCCTCATGCGGGTTCCGCGAGGAAGGGCCGAAGAGTGTAATCATCTTCTGGTCATAGATGTGCAGAATTCACCGGCATTCACTCGATTGTGTAGTGGATTTTTTCGCCGTCAAGGGTGAATGATTCTTCTCGCTCGGCCTGCGAAATCCCGTGCGGGATTGCGCGGCCTCCCGGTAGGGGCTTCCCATTCATACGACCAATGGGAGTGGGGTGTCGTTCGATCATGGAAGAGGAGTCGTAATGGAGATCTTCAACGGCATGGCGGCGGACACCATCAAGGCGAAGGGCCAGTGGCAGAAGGCCAAGCGCAGTGTGGGCACCGGGTCTTGCGTAGAGTTGCGCTCGCTGGACGACGGTGCGGTGGCGGTCCGCAACAGCCGACACCCGGGCGGGCCGGCTCTGGTGTTCACCCGCGCCGAGATCGACGCCCTGTTGGACGGTGCCCGCAACGGGGAATTCGATCATCTGGCGGTTTGATGTTCAGCTGACGGCGGATTCCCGTCTTAGCTGATTGGTGTGACGGCGGGGCTCCCTTGTGCGAAACTCATCCGGCTAGCTCAAAGGTTGGGATAAAGCACTGGGGGGCCCTATGGCCGTCGATACGTTCATTTCTGGCCGCGGGGACGGCGTGGACCGGCCGTGGGCGGAGGCAGGGCTGCTCCTGGGCGCCCATCTGGAGGTCGCGCGCGGGCGCCGCAAGCAGAGCGAGGTGGTGGAGGCGACCGGGAAGCGTGTCAGCACGTCGTACTACAGCCGTCTCGAAGGCGGCGAGGTGCGGATCGACAAGCCGCACATCGTGTCCATCATCCTGGACGGCTTGGACGTCGCGCCGGGCGCCCACCGCGACCACCTGAAGGACCTCGCGTTCGCCGCCTCGAAGGAAGGCTGGGCGTCGAAGTTCCGCAGCGGTCACCGCGAGGTGGTACCCGACTCGATGCTCCGGCTGACCTCGCTGGAAGAGTCGGCGACCGAGCTGTTCGTGGTGGACCGCAATGCGATCCCTGGCCAGCTCCAGACCGAGGAGTACGCCAGGCTCGTCACGAACTACACCCTGCCGGCCAGCCTGAAGGACGCCGGGCTGCAGAGCGTGGTCGTCGGTCTGCGAGCCGAGCGCCGCACCCGGTTCGCGCAGCGGCTGGTCACCGACCAGCCCAGGGGTAGGTTCTTCATCGAGGAGGCGGCGCTCTACGCGGACTTCGGC
Coding sequences within:
- a CDS encoding DUF397 domain-containing protein yields the protein MEIFNGMAADTIKAKGQWQKAKRSVGTGSCVELRSLDDGAVAVRNSRHPGGPALVFTRAEIDALLDGARNGEFDHLAV
- a CDS encoding Scr1 family TA system antitoxin-like transcriptional regulator, which gives rise to MAVDTFISGRGDGVDRPWAEAGLLLGAHLEVARGRRKQSEVVEATGKRVSTSYYSRLEGGEVRIDKPHIVSIILDGLDVAPGAHRDHLKDLAFAASKEGWASKFRSGHREVVPDSMLRLTSLEESATELFVVDRNAIPGQLQTEEYARLVTNYTLPASLKDAGLQSVVVGLRAERRTRFAQRLVTDQPRGRFFIEEAALYADFGYPEVLIDQLQGILDLVDNRALPVGIRVMNARAPLAVPVSTLARLGFRKSLTDAVPDVIYNEAGRTASFHRGSLPGSNEVADPDYVDLDDLIDNVLMRAPGYRDSRRLIENALMEAQLRL
- a CDS encoding SGNH/GDSL hydrolase family protein, which gives rise to MSPSPADRGEGARTAAATAADALTDAWQHLAAAQAAVLAALAARQQPELAYALSKFTTSVRDFHRAVDSAVHDLADQQIPALYEQGATTAAATLGRPFTWTSSHQHALRDLTTDTYTDLLRRSQETVRQAGAFYRASRAAARQHIPTTLTGRTALQAAKALADQLAAAHPLDRVVYRNGARVPIRAWAEAATLARTAVAYNAGTLAVAREHGVQFVEVFDGFDCGWTSHPDPDKAVRTLRTVEAAAEWPIAHPRCTRGFGLRPDADEDGVR